In Campylobacter sp. 2014D-0216, the following proteins share a genomic window:
- a CDS encoding metal-dependent hydrolase has product MIIKNAKIYGEQELDLKIENGKITQIEQNLNGDEQMIDAEGKTLLPSLIDLNVALLDNEFSITKLYELEKACLKGGVGTIVLKDSMEANLQGYALYFDKLQSLDVNILPSVNVLDKEAKMKNIATLVDMGAKALEVSSTLGANFLRQSMQYAHMKEVPVFLKCFDENFDDHGVMNDSQMSFELGLIGISDIAETSEVAKMKELVDFYQNNACFSALGVVKSFELLKDHQSEISIHHLAKDENASECFNTQAKILPPLRSKNELSCLIKMLQDGKITFLTSLHTPRTKKDLAFDEADFGVDAIAVYMSLCYSYLVRTNILSWKELCDLASYHQAQFLGLNKGKIAVGYDADLVVFDESVSFKGEGLYQNDILQGRVEKSFIGGKVFSV; this is encoded by the coding sequence ATGATTATCAAAAATGCAAAAATATACGGCGAACAAGAATTGGATCTTAAAATAGAAAATGGCAAAATCACTCAAATTGAACAAAATTTGAATGGCGATGAGCAAATGATCGATGCTGAAGGTAAAACACTTTTGCCTTCTTTGATTGATTTAAATGTTGCCTTGCTTGATAATGAATTCAGTATTACAAAACTATATGAATTAGAAAAAGCATGTTTAAAAGGCGGAGTTGGGACTATTGTTTTAAAAGATAGTATGGAAGCAAATCTTCAAGGATATGCACTTTATTTTGACAAATTGCAATCACTCGATGTAAATATCTTACCTAGTGTTAATGTGTTAGATAAAGAAGCTAAAATGAAAAATATTGCTACCTTGGTTGATATGGGCGCAAAGGCTTTGGAGGTTTCAAGTACATTAGGAGCAAATTTTTTAAGACAAAGCATGCAGTATGCGCATATGAAAGAAGTGCCGGTTTTTTTAAAATGCTTTGACGAAAATTTTGATGATCATGGTGTAATGAATGATAGCCAAATGAGTTTTGAGCTTGGATTAATAGGGATTAGTGATATAGCCGAAACAAGTGAAGTTGCAAAAATGAAAGAATTGGTAGATTTTTATCAAAACAATGCTTGTTTTAGTGCATTAGGTGTTGTGAAATCTTTTGAGCTTTTGAAAGATCATCAAAGTGAAATTTCCATTCATCATTTAGCTAAAGATGAAAACGCAAGCGAGTGTTTTAATACACAAGCAAAAATTTTACCACCTTTAAGATCGAAAAATGAACTTTCATGTCTTATAAAAATGCTTCAAGATGGAAAAATTACCTTTTTAACTTCATTGCATACTCCTAGAACTAAAAAAGATTTGGCGTTTGATGAAGCAGATTTTGGAGTGGACGCTATAGCTGTATATATGAGTTTGTGTTATAGTTATTTGGTAAGGACAAATATTTTATCATGGAAAGAGCTTTGTGATCTAGCAAGCTATCATCAAGCACAATTTTTAGGTTTAAATAAAGGTAAGATAGCAGTAGGATATGATGCAGATTTAGTTGTATTTGATGAAAGTGTTTCCTTTAAGGGTGAAGGTTTGTATCAAAATGATATTTTGCAAGGTAGAGTAGAAAAAAGTTTTATCGGCGGAAAAGTTTTTAGCGTTTAA
- a CDS encoding NAD(P)H-dependent glycerol-3-phosphate dehydrogenase, with product MKIAVVGAGKWGSALYDALSVKNECVITSFHEKNLPYFVNTQKAMESECLVFALYAQGIHEWLKNHFQDLGQKILVASKGIDCKSLKFMDEVFSEFVGSDRLCFLSGPSFASEVLEKKPCALVLSGKNQELCNQFASFFPAYIKTYTSFDVKGAEICGAYKNVLAIASGVCDGLNLGNNARASLVSRGLVEMHRFGQFFNAKEETFLGLSGAGDLFLTASSNLSRNYRVGFNLAKNKTIDLILKELGEVAEGVQTAYAIHSLAKQHQIYTPIVNEVVLMLEGKNAWESLKDLMASKEEAQ from the coding sequence ATGAAAATAGCAGTTGTTGGCGCAGGAAAATGGGGAAGTGCTTTATATGATGCATTGAGTGTTAAAAATGAATGTGTGATTACTTCATTTCATGAGAAGAATCTTCCTTATTTTGTCAACACGCAAAAGGCCATGGAGAGTGAGTGTTTGGTTTTTGCTTTATATGCACAAGGAATACATGAGTGGCTAAAAAATCACTTTCAGGATTTAGGTCAAAAAATTCTAGTTGCTTCTAAGGGTATTGACTGTAAAAGCTTAAAATTTATGGATGAGGTTTTTTCTGAATTTGTGGGTAGTGATAGGCTTTGTTTTTTAAGTGGGCCATCATTTGCGAGTGAAGTTTTAGAAAAAAAACCTTGTGCTTTAGTGCTTAGTGGTAAAAATCAAGAGCTTTGTAATCAGTTTGCAAGCTTTTTTCCAGCTTATATTAAAACCTATACAAGTTTTGATGTCAAAGGTGCTGAAATTTGTGGAGCTTATAAAAATGTTTTAGCAATTGCAAGCGGAGTTTGTGATGGCTTAAATTTGGGCAATAACGCAAGAGCTTCTTTGGTGTCAAGAGGTTTGGTAGAAATGCACCGTTTTGGACAGTTTTTTAATGCTAAAGAAGAAACATTTTTAGGGCTTAGTGGTGCAGGAGATTTGTTTTTAACTGCTTCAAGTAATTTATCAAGAAATTACAGAGTAGGGTTTAATTTAGCTAAAAACAAAACAATTGATTTGATTTTAAAAGAACTTGGTGAGGTAGCTGAAGGAGTACAAACTGCTTATGCAATTCATTCTTTAGCTAAGCAACACCAAATTTATACTCCAATTGTCAATGAGGTGGTTTTAATGCTAGAAGGTAAAAATGCTTGGGAGTCTTTAAAAGACCTAATGGCATCTAAGGAGGAAGCACAATGA
- the gatB gene encoding Asp-tRNA(Asn)/Glu-tRNA(Gln) amidotransferase subunit GatB produces the protein MFEVVIGLEVHAQLNTKTKIFCSCATSFGEKSNTNVCPTCLALPGALPVLNQEAVKKAIAFGKAVNATINKKSIFNRKNYFYPDLPKAYQISQFDIPIVENGELLINVNGENKRIGITRAHLEEDAGKNIHENNFSKVDLNRAGTPLLEIVSEPELRSSDEAVAYLKKLHSIIRFLDISDANMQEGSFRCDANVSIRPKGDDKLYTRVEIKNLNSFRFIQKAIEYEVKRQSEAWEDGKYEQEVVQETRLFDTVNLVTRSMRGKEDSAEYRYFPDPDLLPVILEDDMLNQDIPELPDEKKARFTSELGIKESDSEVIVSSLELCRYFEYLIDQKLNPKLCVTWLTTELMGLLKGELTIENSPIKQEKLAILIKRIEEGVISAKAGKDILAYVFENTEVEIDEAIDKLGLKQVSDDGAIEKIIDEILASNEDKVAEYKSGKDKLFGFFVGQAMKAGKGAFNPAKVNEILKVKLG, from the coding sequence ATGTTTGAAGTTGTTATAGGACTTGAAGTTCATGCACAATTAAATACAAAAACAAAAATCTTTTGCTCATGTGCAACTTCTTTTGGAGAAAAATCAAATACAAATGTATGTCCGACATGTTTAGCTTTACCAGGTGCTTTGCCTGTGTTAAATCAAGAAGCAGTAAAAAAGGCTATTGCATTTGGCAAAGCAGTTAATGCAACAATCAACAAAAAAAGTATTTTTAATAGAAAAAATTATTTTTATCCTGACTTGCCAAAAGCTTATCAAATTTCACAATTTGACATACCTATAGTGGAAAATGGTGAGTTATTGATCAATGTAAATGGAGAAAATAAGCGCATAGGTATCACAAGAGCGCATTTAGAAGAAGATGCGGGAAAAAATATACACGAGAATAATTTTTCAAAAGTTGATTTAAATAGAGCGGGAACACCTTTGCTTGAAATTGTTAGTGAGCCTGAACTTAGAAGTTCTGATGAGGCGGTGGCTTACTTAAAAAAACTACATTCTATTATAAGATTTTTAGATATTTCAGATGCAAATATGCAAGAGGGTAGTTTTCGATGTGATGCAAATGTAAGTATTCGTCCAAAAGGAGATGATAAACTTTACACTAGAGTTGAAATTAAAAATTTAAATTCCTTCCGTTTTATCCAAAAAGCAATTGAATATGAAGTAAAACGCCAAAGTGAAGCGTGGGAGGATGGAAAATATGAACAAGAGGTTGTACAGGAAACAAGATTATTTGATACGGTTAATTTAGTAACTAGAAGCATGAGAGGTAAAGAAGATTCAGCAGAGTATAGATATTTCCCTGATCCTGATCTTTTGCCAGTTATCTTAGAAGATGACATGTTAAATCAAGATATACCAGAACTTCCTGATGAAAAAAAAGCTAGATTTACAAGTGAATTAGGTATTAAAGAAAGTGATAGTGAAGTGATTGTATCTTCGTTGGAGCTTTGTAGATATTTTGAGTATTTAATTGATCAAAAATTAAATCCAAAATTATGTGTTACTTGGCTTACAACTGAACTAATGGGGCTTTTAAAAGGCGAATTGACTATAGAAAACTCGCCTATAAAACAAGAAAAATTAGCTATTTTGATCAAGCGTATAGAAGAGGGTGTAATCAGTGCTAAAGCGGGTAAAGATATCTTAGCTTATGTGTTTGAAAATACAGAAGTTGAAATCGATGAAGCTATTGACAAGCTTGGTTTAAAACAAGTGAGTGATGATGGTGCGATTGAAAAGATCATTGATGAAATTTTAGCAAGTAATGAAGATAAGGTCGCTGAGTATAAAAGTGGTAAAGATAAACTTTTTGGCTTCTTTGTTGGTCAGGCGATGAAAGCAGGTAAGGGTGCATTTAACCCTGCTAAAGTGAATGAAATCTTAAAAGTAAAACTTGGTTAA
- a CDS encoding F0F1 ATP synthase subunit A, which yields MKDLFLFSSFIDSSHTFAYFFHLAIVVVISLVLAKLATRSMQIVPRGSQNLAEAYMEGILSMGRDTMGSDEAARKYLPLVATIGFIVFFSNIIGIIPGFEAPSASLNFSASLAIIVFVYYHFEGIRAQGFFKYFAHFMGPVKILAPLMFPIEVVSHFSRVISLSFRLFGNIKGDDLFLAVILALVPWVAPLPAYMLLTFMAFLQSFIFMILTYVYLAGATVVDEHH from the coding sequence ATGAAGGATTTATTTTTATTTAGTTCTTTTATAGATTCTAGTCACACTTTTGCTTACTTTTTTCATTTGGCTATAGTAGTTGTGATTTCTTTGGTTTTAGCAAAACTTGCTACAAGATCTATGCAAATTGTTCCAAGAGGAAGTCAAAATTTAGCTGAAGCCTATATGGAAGGTATTTTAAGTATGGGTAGAGACACCATGGGTAGCGATGAAGCTGCGAGAAAGTATTTGCCATTAGTTGCAACCATAGGTTTTATCGTATTTTTTAGCAATATCATCGGGATTATACCAGGTTTTGAAGCTCCAAGTGCTAGTTTGAATTTTAGTGCTTCTTTGGCGATTATTGTATTTGTGTATTATCACTTTGAAGGAATTAGAGCGCAAGGATTTTTTAAATATTTTGCTCACTTTATGGGGCCTGTAAAAATTTTAGCACCTTTAATGTTTCCTATTGAGGTTGTTTCCCACTTTTCAAGAGTTATTTCATTATCATTCCGTTTGTTTGGTAATATCAAAGGAGATGATTTATTCTTAGCAGTTATTTTAGCTCTTGTACCTTGGGTTGCGCCATTGCCAGCTTACATGTTGCTTACTTTTATGGCATTTTTGCAATCATTTATTTTTATGATTTTAACTTACGTTTATCTTGCGGGCGCCACTGTAGTTGATGAACATCATTAA